Part of the Vigna unguiculata cultivar IT97K-499-35 chromosome 3, ASM411807v1, whole genome shotgun sequence genome, tcaataatcttaaaaaggaacaagataatccttcatcaaccatggcagccgccaccCTTGTCGGCAACAAGTTTTCCGACCACCGCGAGCCACCAACATCACACCTGCACTTCGAGGTTTCGCGCAACAGTGGCCATCCTGTACCAGTGACCCCATCATAACCATCCTCGATGCCGACCAGCCTTTGTTCTTCTCGCGCTGCCACCACAGAAACGCGGTGGAAATCACGTCGCACAACAGTAGTGACCACGCGACGCACTCGCATGTTCACGCATCTGCACCGTAGCCTCGCCAGAAAAACGCAGCGTTCTACGCGAGCCGGCAGCCTCCACACCTTGCAGCACCACAGATCTGCATCTTCAGGCTGCCACCACCATTAACGCGCGCCACTCTCGCCAGAGCAACCACAGTTCAGTGTTCTTCTTCCCGCACCTGCGAGCCTGATTCGAATCTGCAGCAATGCCGCCTCCATCTTCTCCGCAACGCAGCTCCTTCATGCATCAGCACCACGTCGGCAACACGAACAACTCCACCACCGCGAGCTTCCACGCACCATCTTCAACCATCATTTCCATGGCAACATCAGAGAAGCAACTCGCAGTCCACACCAAAAGACGCTGCATCTAAAACACGAATCCATCTCGACGACTGCAACAATTGTTTGAACCATTCTTCATGCATCCAACCACCATTGCAGCAACACCACCGCGTCGGAGCAGCCATGTTAGAGCAACCACCATTCGCTGGAGCAGCTGTCATTGTAGCAGccacaagcctccatgaaaccTTTCCGCAACCAAAGTGTGACAGAAACCCCAGTCTAGAGAGATAAAGTGTAGTctaccacgtgtcagtttctcattgcacagtcaaactggtcaatgGAGCAGCAAagttggtcaaatctggtcaaacaGACAAATACTGGTCAAAGGAGAAGGGTTTatttgcaaatattgatatttttggatgtctctacaaaattagactacaggattgaaaatgggttatttagaaaattaatacaattattatttggtgataatttatcagatatctttaaataattaatttatttaattatatcataaattatta contains:
- the LOC114175309 gene encoding CASP-like protein 4U1; the encoded protein is MAAATLVGNKFSDHREPPTSHLHFEVSRNSGHPPRQKNAAFYASRQPPHLAAPQICIFRLPPPLTRATLARATTVQCSSSRTCEPDSNLQQCRLHLLRNAAPSCISTTSATRTTPPPRASTHHLQPSFPWQHQRSNSQSTPKDAASKTRIHLDDCNNCLNHSSCIQPPLQQHHRVGAAMLEQPPFAGAAVIVAATSLHETFPQPKCDRNPSLER